The candidate division WOR-3 bacterium genome has a window encoding:
- a CDS encoding DNA polymerase IV gives MKNTPLLVHDWNNAILHIDADAFFAACEQATNPSLQGKPVVVGRERGIVTAASYEAKRRGIRRGMRLSEVKKVCPEAILITSDYEKYSLFSFRLMEILRRFSPLVEPYSIDEAFVDLTGLRRPFHASYEELGLMIKTAVRDELGITVSVGISLTKTLAKIASRHQKPDGLTLIPGRQIHHYLSLLPVGEVWGIGPNTAAWCAKLGIHTALDLARKPAGFIQRHFSKPFYEIWQELNGTVVYPVNPQPKTTYLSISKARTFPPTSDRLTVFAHLSNNLEDACFKARRYQLAPRRLVLFLRTQEFKECAVELKLTTASAYPPLLTPFFEQGFNQLFQDGVWYRQTGVILTHLVPAHRVQPSLFDDPVRLEKIARLYQAVDRLKVQEGLNILTDGLAPSTSPPVQDRLSIPVFKIQV, from the coding sequence ATGAAAAACACCCCCCTTCTCGTCCACGACTGGAACAACGCCATCCTCCACATTGACGCCGACGCCTTCTTTGCGGCGTGCGAGCAGGCGACCAACCCCAGCCTTCAGGGCAAACCGGTTGTGGTCGGTAGAGAACGGGGCATCGTGACCGCGGCGAGTTATGAGGCAAAACGCCGGGGCATCAGGCGCGGTATGCGCCTCAGTGAGGTAAAAAAGGTGTGCCCGGAAGCGATTCTCATCACCTCAGACTACGAAAAGTACAGCCTGTTCTCGTTCCGCCTGATGGAAATCCTGCGCCGCTTCTCACCCCTGGTTGAACCCTATTCCATTGACGAAGCGTTTGTTGACCTCACCGGCTTACGCCGCCCCTTTCACGCCTCCTATGAAGAACTGGGCTTGATGATAAAAACCGCGGTCCGGGATGAACTGGGCATCACGGTATCGGTTGGCATCAGTCTGACCAAAACCCTTGCCAAAATCGCCTCCCGGCACCAGAAGCCTGACGGTCTCACCTTAATCCCCGGCAGACAGATTCACCATTACCTCAGCCTTCTGCCGGTCGGTGAGGTGTGGGGCATCGGACCCAACACCGCTGCCTGGTGCGCCAAATTGGGAATTCACACCGCCCTGGACCTTGCCCGCAAACCCGCCGGGTTCATCCAGCGCCACTTCTCCAAACCGTTCTACGAAATCTGGCAGGAGTTAAACGGCACCGTCGTATATCCGGTAAACCCCCAGCCCAAGACCACCTACCTTTCCATCAGCAAAGCCCGCACCTTTCCCCCCACATCTGACCGGCTGACCGTATTCGCCCACCTCAGCAACAACCTTGAAGACGCCTGTTTCAAAGCCCGGCGCTATCAACTGGCACCCCGGCGCCTGGTCCTGTTCCTTCGCACCCAGGAGTTCAAAGAGTGCGCCGTGGAACTAAAACTGACCACCGCGAGCGCCTATCCACCGCTCCTCACCCCTTTCTTTGAACAGGGGTTCAACCAGTTGTTCCAGGATGGGGTCTGGTATCGCCAGACCGGCGTAATCCTCACCCACCTTGTTCCCGCGCACCGGGTCCAGCCGAGCCTGTTTGACGACCCGGTACGCCTGGAAAAAATCGCCCGCCTTTATCAGGCGGTTGACCGACTTAAGGTCCAGGAAGGTCTCAACATCCTCACCGATGGCCTTGCCCCGAGCACCAGCCCACCTGTTCAGGACCGACTCTCAATTCCGGTGTTCAAAATCCAGGTCTAA
- the mscL gene encoding large-conductance mechanosensitive channel protein MscL: MSFFKEFKEFALRGNVIDMAVGIIVGAAFGKIVSSLVNDVILPPIGLILGGVNFSHLAITLKAASGDKPALVLRYGSFIQTVIDFLLIALAIFFAIVKPINLLKRRQQQTPTPPTPSKEQELLTEIRDLLKERPR, from the coding sequence GTGAGTTTCTTTAAGGAGTTTAAGGAGTTTGCCCTGCGGGGCAATGTGATTGATATGGCGGTCGGCATCATCGTGGGCGCGGCGTTCGGTAAGATTGTCTCTTCTCTGGTGAACGATGTGATTTTACCGCCCATCGGTTTGATTCTTGGTGGGGTGAACTTTTCCCATCTGGCGATTACCCTCAAGGCGGCGAGCGGGGACAAACCGGCACTGGTGTTAAGATACGGCAGTTTTATCCAGACGGTCATCGACTTTCTGCTCATCGCGCTGGCGATATTTTTCGCCATTGTCAAGCCAATCAATCTGCTCAAGCGCCGTCAGCAACAGACACCAACACCACCGACGCCGTCAAAAGAGCAGGAACTTTTAACCGAAATCCGGGATTTGCTTAAAGAGCGCCCGCGGTAG
- the mgtE gene encoding magnesium transporter, whose protein sequence is MPARKRLNILKQLLEPEIRELLQAKDWQGIKDTLTEWPAPDIADLIASLPDPDKVVVFRLLPKKLQSEVFAEFDPDKQLTLIKNLSDEQVRSLMAELAPDDRTELFEDLPPAVIQRALNLLSPEDRRETLLALGFPENSVGRLLTPDYVAVFSHWTVKQALEHIRTNGIDAETINTVYVVDEKNRLLDDIPLRRLILAAPDEKIEAIMDQQFISIEASADQEEAARVMERYDLLALPVVNSDGVLLGIVTIDDILDVLREEQTEDITKISGIHPGKIDLTFITKLREVPLKLLYRSRVVWLLALLIMDLITGGIIQGFSELLAQYVVLVTFLPVLVDTAGNAGSQSATLVIRALAVGTVRMRDWLFLLGREILLALGLGLTMGLGISIMGFVRGGLKIAPVVILAMVVNVIVGCAIGIVLPFIFTRLKRDPATASTPLITTLADIFGTAIYLGIAYLFLGRPG, encoded by the coding sequence ATGCCGGCGAGAAAAAGACTTAACATCTTAAAGCAACTGCTTGAGCCTGAAATCCGCGAACTGCTTCAGGCGAAAGACTGGCAGGGTATTAAAGACACCCTGACCGAATGGCCCGCACCGGACATCGCGGACCTGATTGCCAGTTTACCGGACCCGGACAAGGTGGTTGTTTTCCGGCTTCTGCCCAAGAAGTTGCAGTCTGAAGTCTTTGCCGAATTTGACCCGGACAAGCAGTTGACCCTGATAAAAAACTTGTCCGATGAGCAGGTCCGGAGCCTGATGGCGGAACTGGCGCCCGATGACCGGACCGAACTGTTTGAAGACCTGCCACCAGCAGTGATTCAGCGGGCACTTAACCTCCTTTCGCCTGAAGACCGCCGGGAGACACTTTTAGCCCTCGGGTTTCCGGAAAACAGCGTGGGTCGCTTGCTCACGCCGGACTATGTGGCGGTGTTTTCCCACTGGACCGTAAAACAGGCGCTGGAACACATCCGGACAAACGGAATTGATGCCGAGACGATTAACACCGTGTATGTGGTGGACGAAAAAAACCGTCTGCTTGACGACATCCCGTTGCGCCGGCTCATCCTCGCAGCGCCGGACGAGAAGATTGAGGCGATTATGGACCAGCAGTTCATCTCGATTGAGGCGAGCGCAGACCAGGAGGAAGCGGCGCGGGTGATGGAACGTTACGACCTGCTGGCGTTACCGGTGGTGAACAGCGATGGGGTGCTGCTCGGGATTGTGACGATTGACGACATCCTTGATGTCCTGCGCGAAGAGCAAACCGAGGACATCACCAAGATTTCCGGTATTCATCCGGGCAAGATTGACCTGACATTCATCACAAAACTGCGCGAGGTGCCGCTGAAACTGCTCTATCGCAGCCGGGTGGTGTGGCTGCTGGCGCTTCTGATAATGGACTTAATCACCGGCGGCATCATTCAGGGCTTTTCCGAACTCCTTGCCCAGTATGTGGTCCTGGTTACATTTCTGCCCGTTTTGGTGGACACCGCCGGGAATGCTGGCTCCCAGTCGGCAACGCTGGTCATTCGAGCGCTGGCGGTGGGTACGGTGCGGATGCGGGACTGGCTTTTTCTTCTGGGCAGGGAGATTTTGCTTGCGCTGGGTTTAGGGTTGACAATGGGCTTGGGTATCTCAATTATGGGATTCGTAAGGGGCGGACTGAAGATTGCGCCGGTGGTGATTCTGGCGATGGTTGTAAATGTTATTGTCGGTTGTGCCATCGGCATCGTTCTGCCTTTCATCTTTACCAGATTAAAGCGCGACCCGGCAACCGCCAGTACACCCCTTATCACCACTTTAGCCGACATCTTTGGCACGGCGATTTACCTGGGCATCGCCTATCTGTTCCTGGGTCGGCCCGGATAA
- a CDS encoding T9SS type A sorting domain-containing protein yields MSAQKRLNCLIVVGLLFACTINGQWLKTTIPVGDYPCDIAWNSTNNKVYCANVFSDTVTVIDGATNSVIKTIPVGDGPCAFAYNPIQNRVYVANYYGSSISVIRDSMIGIEEEAGYKKQESKNTLTVTPNPCYAATRIRYGLAKPGAVSIKVYNTAGQCVKTLVSAKQNPGIYELNWQGTDNLNRRLSPGIYFLEMEAGDYRSKSRIVLLQD; encoded by the coding sequence ATGTCTGCTCAAAAGAGGCTAAACTGTCTAATAGTGGTGGGGCTATTATTTGCCTGCACCATAAATGGACAGTGGCTGAAGACGACAATCCCGGTCGGTGATTATCCTTGTGATATTGCCTGGAACTCAACCAACAACAAGGTCTACTGCGCTAATGTGTTTAGCGATACCGTCACGGTGATTGATGGTGCAACGAACAGCGTGATTAAAACAATTCCGGTCGGTGATGGTCCCTGTGCTTTTGCCTATAATCCGATTCAGAACCGGGTTTATGTTGCAAATTATTACGGTTCCAGTATCTCGGTGATTCGTGATTCAATGATTGGCATTGAGGAGGAAGCGGGGTACAAGAAACAGGAGTCCAAAAATACACTGACCGTGACACCCAACCCCTGCTACGCTGCAACCAGAATCAGATACGGGCTTGCAAAACCCGGCGCAGTATCTATTAAGGTTTACAACACCGCGGGCCAATGTGTTAAAACCCTGGTGAGTGCGAAACAGAACCCGGGAATTTACGAACTCAATTGGCAGGGCACGGACAACCTCAATCGCAGGCTTAGCCCTGGGATTTACTTCTTAGAAATGGAAGCGGGCGATTATCGGTCGAAATCAAGAATTGTCCTCTTGCAGGATTAA
- a CDS encoding carbon starvation protein A, producing MSSLLLVLGAIVIFAFAYRFYGGLLARLFDMNPQNKTPAHTHFDGVDYVPAKNWLVLFGHHFSSIAGAGPILGPVIAGAVWGWGPAVLWILIGSIFVGGVHDFASLMVSLRSDGKSITETTERLLGSRVRLIFSLFVWLCLILVIAVFAASAAKTLQTTPEIVLPTFGIVFVAVFVGLLLYRWRLNTIVATAIGMVLFFLLIVAGLRFPLRWSYHGWLLTLLIFYAGTASVLPVNIILQPRDYLSFFVLLFGMVVGYLGLLLTHPPIQTPMFVSFSGSEGYLLPMLCVTVACGAISGFHSLVASGTTSKQLNREADAQKIGYGAMLTEGVLAVLAVVCVTAGLCWFGGPAGLVYPELVRGGNWIVAFGKGYGVITQPILRGLGMFIGITMLKTFIVTTLDTATRITRYIGTELFGERLGFKPMKNMFFNTAVVIGLATYLAFGAWQSIWPVFGAANQLVAALALLVVTAWLFSRGKPTLYTLIPGIFMLLVTTSALVLLAIKFLSGHKVVLGMIAVALLLLAGFMVEETVRNLRRLRTGQV from the coding sequence GTGAGTTCACTCTTGCTGGTGTTGGGCGCGATTGTGATTTTTGCTTTTGCCTACCGGTTTTACGGCGGGCTTCTGGCGCGGCTGTTTGATATGAACCCGCAGAATAAGACGCCAGCCCACACCCATTTTGATGGTGTTGACTATGTGCCAGCAAAGAACTGGCTGGTGCTGTTTGGCCATCACTTTTCTTCCATCGCCGGTGCCGGACCGATTCTGGGACCGGTGATTGCCGGTGCGGTCTGGGGCTGGGGTCCCGCGGTGCTCTGGATTCTTATCGGTTCCATTTTTGTGGGCGGGGTGCACGACTTTGCCAGTTTGATGGTTTCTTTACGCAGCGATGGTAAGTCAATCACCGAGACAACTGAGAGGTTGCTCGGCAGCCGGGTGCGGTTGATTTTTTCGCTTTTTGTCTGGCTGTGTCTGATTCTGGTGATTGCGGTGTTCGCCGCCTCGGCGGCAAAGACGCTGCAGACGACACCGGAGATTGTGTTGCCGACCTTCGGGATTGTTTTTGTGGCGGTTTTTGTCGGGCTTTTGCTCTACCGCTGGCGGCTCAATACGATTGTGGCGACGGCAATCGGAATGGTGTTGTTTTTCCTGTTGATTGTTGCCGGGTTGCGCTTTCCATTAAGGTGGAGTTATCACGGCTGGCTATTGACACTTTTGATTTTTTACGCCGGGACGGCATCGGTTCTGCCGGTGAACATCATCCTTCAGCCCCGGGACTATCTGTCGTTTTTTGTTCTGCTTTTTGGTATGGTGGTTGGGTATCTGGGGCTTTTGTTGACCCACCCGCCGATTCAGACCCCGATGTTTGTCAGTTTTTCGGGCAGCGAGGGTTATCTTTTGCCGATGCTCTGTGTGACCGTTGCCTGCGGCGCAATCTCCGGGTTCCATTCGCTTGTTGCCAGCGGTACGACATCCAAGCAGTTGAACCGGGAGGCGGATGCGCAGAAGATTGGTTACGGTGCGATGCTGACCGAAGGGGTGCTGGCGGTTCTGGCGGTGGTGTGCGTGACCGCGGGGTTGTGCTGGTTTGGTGGCCCGGCCGGGCTGGTTTATCCGGAACTGGTCAGGGGCGGAAACTGGATTGTGGCGTTTGGTAAGGGCTACGGGGTAATAACCCAGCCGATTCTGCGCGGGCTCGGGATGTTCATCGGGATTACGATGCTCAAGACTTTTATCGTTACAACCCTTGACACCGCAACGAGAATTACCCGTTACATCGGCACTGAACTTTTTGGCGAGCGGCTGGGGTTTAAGCCGATGAAGAATATGTTCTTCAACACCGCAGTGGTTATCGGGCTGGCAACCTATCTGGCGTTTGGTGCCTGGCAGTCAATCTGGCCGGTTTTCGGTGCGGCGAATCAACTGGTGGCGGCGCTGGCGCTGCTCGTGGTTACCGCCTGGCTTTTCAGCCGGGGTAAACCGACCCTGTACACCTTAATCCCCGGAATTTTTATGCTTCTGGTTACGACCAGCGCGCTGGTGCTTTTGGCGATTAAGTTTCTCAGCGGGCACAAGGTTGTTCTGGGAATGATTGCGGTTGCCCTTTTGCTCCTTGCCGGGTTTATGGTTGAGGAGACGGTGCGGAATCTGCGCCGGTTGCGAACGGGTCAGGTTTAG
- a CDS encoding aldehyde dehydrogenase family protein — protein MNTTPELLVAGKWVTTGVATDVVNPYDRSVLGKVSVATAAEVATALTAAETGARVMRSLPAHHRSRILHHTADLIEENAAEFVRLIVAEAGKPVKFARIEVSRAIETVRCAAEEAKRIAGETVPMDAVPGSEKRRGFYIRVPRGVIVAVTPFNFPLNLVAHKIAPAFAAGNAVVLKPATKTPFCALKLAKILLEAGLPPEALNVLIGPGNSVGEMLVADARVRMITFTGSAAVGERIKKIAGLKPVTLELGSNSGAIVDETAPLDRAVARCVLGAFAYSGQVCNHTQRLIVHQAIASEFIERFVAATSRLIIGDPQRPETDIGPLIDPAAIERATGLIEQACAAGARVLLGGKADGTVFYPTILTDVTPEMGVVHEETFAPIVTIETAPDFDRLLQLYNQGSTAGTYAYGLCAGVFTSNFARAFQAAEELEVGAVYINDSATFRVDHQPYGGVRDSGSGREGPKFAIQEMTEIRFVSFNLD, from the coding sequence GTGAACACCACACCTGAATTGCTTGTTGCCGGTAAATGGGTGACAACCGGTGTCGCTACTGATGTTGTCAACCCCTATGACCGCTCGGTTCTGGGTAAGGTATCGGTTGCCACCGCTGCGGAAGTTGCCACCGCCCTGACCGCTGCCGAAACCGGGGCGCGCGTGATGCGTTCTTTACCCGCCCATCACCGTTCCCGAATCCTTCACCACACCGCGGACCTGATTGAGGAGAACGCCGCGGAGTTCGTCCGGCTGATTGTTGCGGAAGCCGGTAAACCGGTGAAGTTTGCCCGCATTGAGGTTTCCCGGGCAATAGAGACCGTCCGTTGCGCCGCCGAAGAGGCGAAACGAATTGCCGGGGAAACTGTCCCGATGGACGCCGTGCCCGGTTCGGAAAAGCGCCGCGGGTTTTACATCCGGGTGCCGCGCGGTGTTATCGTTGCCGTCACGCCGTTCAACTTCCCCTTAAACCTCGTCGCCCACAAAATCGCCCCGGCATTTGCCGCCGGTAATGCGGTCGTCTTAAAGCCGGCAACCAAGACCCCATTCTGCGCCCTGAAACTGGCTAAAATTTTGCTCGAAGCCGGACTGCCACCCGAGGCGCTTAATGTCCTGATTGGGCCGGGCAACAGTGTGGGCGAGATGCTGGTTGCGGACGCGCGGGTCCGGATGATAACCTTTACCGGCAGCGCCGCGGTGGGTGAAAGAATCAAAAAAATCGCCGGGCTGAAACCGGTAACCCTGGAGCTCGGCTCCAACTCCGGTGCCATTGTTGACGAGACCGCACCGCTTGACCGGGCAGTGGCGCGCTGCGTCCTTGGTGCCTTTGCCTATTCCGGACAGGTTTGCAACCACACCCAGCGCCTGATTGTCCATCAGGCAATCGCTTCGGAGTTTATTGAAAGGTTTGTTGCCGCTACTTCAAGACTGATTATCGGTGACCCGCAAAGACCGGAAACCGACATCGGACCGTTGATTGACCCGGCGGCAATTGAGCGTGCCACCGGGCTAATTGAGCAGGCATGCGCCGCTGGTGCCCGCGTTCTACTAGGCGGTAAAGCAGATGGCACGGTGTTTTATCCCACCATCCTCACCGATGTCACACCGGAAATGGGGGTCGTGCATGAAGAGACATTTGCGCCGATAGTCACGATTGAGACCGCGCCCGATTTTGACCGGCTGCTTCAACTCTACAACCAGGGTTCAACCGCCGGCACCTACGCCTATGGGCTCTGCGCCGGGGTTTTTACTTCAAACTTCGCCCGGGCGTTTCAGGCGGCTGAGGAACTGGAGGTTGGTGCGGTTTACATCAACGACTCTGCCACCTTCCGGGTTGACCATCAACCTTATGGCGGTGTCCGGGATTCCGGTTCCGGTCGGGAGGGCCCAAAATTCGCCATCCAGGAGATGACCGAAATCCGGTTTGTCTCGTTTAACCTCGACTGA
- a CDS encoding OsmC family protein: MALEALVRWTNGMQFLGQSGSNHAVVMDTKADHGGANTAPTPMELVLIALAGCTGMDVVSLLKKMRADFSRFEIKVKGERREEHPKTFTRIDLEYIVYGKDVNEQAVKRAIELSQEKYCSVSALIKPNCPVNYTYQIVQE, from the coding sequence ATGGCTCTTGAAGCGCTGGTTAGATGGACAAACGGGATGCAGTTTCTCGGGCAAAGCGGCTCAAACCATGCGGTGGTAATGGACACCAAAGCCGACCATGGCGGCGCCAACACCGCACCGACCCCAATGGAACTGGTTTTAATCGCATTAGCCGGCTGCACCGGAATGGATGTGGTCTCGCTTTTAAAAAAGATGCGGGCCGATTTCAGCCGATTTGAAATCAAGGTCAAAGGTGAGCGGCGTGAAGAGCATCCGAAAACCTTCACCCGAATAGATTTAGAGTACATCGTGTACGGCAAAGATGTAAACGAACAGGCGGTCAAAAGGGCGATTGAACTTTCCCAGGAGAAGTACTGTTCGGTATCGGCACTTATCAAACCCAACTGCCCGGTCAACTACACATATCAAATTGTCCAGGAGTGA
- the lexA gene encoding transcriptional repressor LexA, which translates to MKERADLGERVRQLQGFYLAHGRMPSYSEIARLLGLRSKNAVFRLVEKLRRLNIIDKDTSGRLIPKNLAARIKLLGTVEAGFPSPAEEELLDRVSLDRWLVTNSAATFLLRVTGDSMSGAGILPGDAVLVDRSLTPKNGDIVIAEVDGAWTMKFFHKEGGKIVLLAANPKYPPIKPRRELKLGGVVTAVIRKYR; encoded by the coding sequence ATGAAAGAGAGAGCGGATTTAGGTGAACGCGTGCGCCAGCTTCAGGGGTTCTATCTTGCGCACGGCCGGATGCCCTCCTATTCGGAAATCGCCCGGCTCTTGGGCCTGCGCTCGAAAAATGCGGTGTTTCGCCTTGTTGAGAAGTTGCGCCGGCTCAACATCATCGATAAAGACACCTCGGGCCGGCTCATCCCCAAGAATCTCGCCGCCCGCATCAAACTCCTCGGCACGGTTGAAGCCGGATTTCCCTCGCCCGCCGAAGAAGAACTCCTTGACCGGGTGTCGCTTGACCGCTGGCTGGTCACCAACTCCGCAGCAACCTTTCTCCTCAGGGTAACCGGTGACTCGATGTCGGGCGCCGGCATCCTGCCCGGTGATGCGGTGCTCGTTGACCGCTCATTGACCCCGAAAAACGGCGACATCGTGATTGCCGAAGTGGATGGCGCCTGGACAATGAAGTTCTTTCATAAAGAGGGGGGCAAAATCGTCCTGCTTGCCGCCAACCCCAAATACCCACCGATCAAACCCCGGCGGGAGTTAAAACTGGGCGGTGTCGTTACCGCGGTCATCAGGAAGTACCGATGA
- a CDS encoding peptidoglycan-binding protein — protein sequence MKDRSKLKRFLCLFIILSIILVPGLLEAKMVSVRGYYRKDGTYVRPHYRTSPDGNPYNNYSFPGNYNPNTGEITTGDPAKYLERYYNKSRLRVAQFPVSNQTPRAYKPKLTHSISGISRIQVIMNSHNPTEFSSSDTVQAILWVINNFGDRRITPEVIEDTARYYGMTPVDVAIRLAMQHPAFADLASKLGGKNRIDALQYVLSSKGQPSLQPNEAIQLALSILGYDVGSIDGIIGPRTRLAIICFQIDHDLTPDGIVGPLTLRALSNALALRINNKRH from the coding sequence ATGAAAGATAGGTCGAAATTAAAGAGATTCTTGTGTCTCTTCATCATATTGTCTATTATTTTAGTCCCGGGGCTCTTAGAAGCCAAAATGGTATCAGTAAGAGGGTACTATAGAAAAGACGGAACTTATGTGCGCCCTCACTACAGAACAAGTCCGGATGGTAATCCTTACAATAACTACAGTTTCCCTGGTAATTATAATCCAAACACCGGCGAAATAACTACTGGTGACCCCGCAAAATACTTAGAGCGTTATTATAACAAAAGTCGCTTAAGAGTAGCTCAATTTCCTGTATCGAATCAGACCCCACGGGCGTATAAACCAAAACTTACACATTCGATTTCGGGTATATCGAGGATACAGGTAATTATGAATAGCCACAATCCCACTGAGTTTAGCAGTTCCGACACGGTCCAAGCGATTCTCTGGGTAATTAACAACTTCGGCGACCGAAGAATAACCCCAGAAGTTATTGAGGACACTGCTCGTTATTACGGAATGACTCCCGTGGATGTTGCTATCAGATTGGCAATGCAACATCCGGCATTTGCTGATTTAGCAAGCAAACTTGGTGGTAAAAATCGTATAGATGCCTTACAATATGTTCTCAGCAGTAAAGGGCAACCTAGCCTACAACCCAATGAAGCAATCCAGTTAGCATTATCAATACTTGGTTATGATGTGGGGTCTATTGACGGAATAATCGGGCCTCGAACGCGCCTTGCAATTATTTGTTTCCAAATAGACCATGATTTGACACCGGACGGAATAGTCGGGCCTCTCACGTTGAGAGCTCTAAGTAACGCGCTCGCTCTCCGAATCAATAATAAACGTCACTAA
- a CDS encoding dTDP-4-dehydrorhamnose 3,5-epimerase family protein, translating to MNSPFQELAIKGVFFAPALINTDGRGWLCETFRQDWFETANLTELNPVMGYVSFTNPGAIRGPHEHRYQTDVFAFLGPSDFLVFLWDNRQNSPTFQNQLKLTLGASQPALLIVPPGVVHGYKNIGSVPGLVINTPNRLYRGRNRSEPVDEIRHEDNPDSPFKID from the coding sequence GTGAATAGCCCGTTTCAGGAGTTGGCGATTAAAGGTGTGTTTTTTGCCCCGGCGCTCATCAACACCGACGGGCGGGGATGGTTGTGTGAAACCTTTCGGCAGGACTGGTTTGAAACTGCCAACTTAACCGAACTCAATCCGGTGATGGGTTATGTTTCTTTTACCAATCCGGGTGCAATCCGTGGTCCGCACGAACACCGTTACCAGACCGATGTATTCGCCTTTCTTGGTCCATCGGACTTCCTTGTTTTTCTCTGGGACAACCGGCAGAACTCACCCACATTCCAGAATCAACTGAAATTAACCCTGGGCGCTTCCCAGCCGGCGCTTTTAATCGTACCGCCCGGTGTTGTCCATGGCTATAAAAACATCGGGTCTGTTCCCGGTCTGGTAATCAACACCCCGAACCGGCTCTATCGGGGCAGGAACCGTTCAGAACCGGTGGACGAAATCCGCCACGAAGACAATCCGGATAGCCCGTTTAAGATTGATTAG
- a CDS encoding glucose-1-phosphate thymidylyltransferase — translation MKGLVLCGGRGTRLRPLTYTFAKQLIPVANRPILSYVFDHLAAARIKEVGVIISPETGPAVQEFLGDGANWNTKICYILQNEPLGLAHAVKIAREFLGDEPFVMYLGDNLLQDGITSALNTFFAENVDALIMLKPVQNPSAFGVAVLSEKGDIVRLVEKPKNPPSNLALVGVYLFSPKIHSVIETLRPSARNELEITDAIQALIEQGARVKPIMIEGWWLDTGKKDDLLDANHIVLNTYCPRAIAGTVAQSELIGNVSIAPDAKIVDSKIYGPTVIGAGAVVETSTIGPYASIGNNCTIRNSHIEGSVVLEKSTIIGVNRITRSLIGRQVKVRANPEKEHDLRLLLSDSSEVEL, via the coding sequence ATGAAAGGGCTTGTCCTCTGTGGCGGTCGCGGTACGCGCCTGCGCCCCCTTACCTATACATTCGCCAAACAGTTAATCCCGGTTGCCAATCGCCCGATTTTATCCTATGTGTTTGACCATCTCGCTGCTGCCCGGATTAAGGAGGTTGGGGTAATCATCTCACCGGAAACCGGGCCTGCGGTCCAGGAGTTCCTCGGCGATGGTGCCAACTGGAACACGAAAATCTGTTATATACTGCAAAATGAGCCGCTGGGTCTTGCCCATGCGGTCAAAATCGCCCGGGAATTTCTCGGTGATGAGCCGTTTGTGATGTACCTTGGTGACAATCTGCTTCAGGATGGCATAACATCTGCCCTGAACACATTCTTTGCTGAAAATGTCGATGCCCTGATTATGCTAAAACCGGTCCAGAACCCTTCTGCCTTTGGTGTTGCCGTTCTCTCGGAAAAGGGCGACATCGTCCGCCTCGTGGAAAAGCCCAAAAATCCGCCCTCCAATCTTGCCCTGGTGGGTGTGTACCTGTTCTCACCGAAAATCCATTCGGTGATTGAAACCCTGCGCCCGTCCGCGCGCAATGAACTGGAAATCACCGATGCGATTCAGGCGTTAATCGAGCAGGGGGCACGGGTTAAACCGATTATGATTGAAGGCTGGTGGCTCGACACCGGTAAAAAGGACGACCTCCTTGATGCCAACCACATCGTCCTCAACACCTACTGCCCGCGCGCTATCGCCGGCACGGTGGCGCAATCCGAACTTATCGGCAATGTTTCCATCGCACCTGACGCCAAAATCGTGGATTCAAAAATCTACGGTCCCACCGTGATCGGTGCCGGTGCCGTTGTTGAGACTTCAACTATAGGACCCTACGCCTCAATCGGCAACAACTGCACCATCCGCAACTCCCACATTGAAGGGTCGGTCGTTCTCGAAAAGAGCACCATCATCGGCGTCAACCGGATAACCCGCAGTCTCATTGGCAGGCAGGTAAAAGTCCGGGCGAATCCGGAAAAAGAACACGACCTGCGCCTGCTTCTTTCCGACTCCAGCGAGGTTGAACTGTGA